The Saccharopolyspora gregorii genomic interval ATGTTCAACACCCTGCTGGGGCGCTGGGCCATGCTGCCGACCTGGGGCCTGATGGTGCTGATCGGCAACCCCTCGTCCGGCGGGGCGGTGTCCTGGCCGCTGCTGCCGTCGGTCCTCGGCTGGATCGGCCGCTGGCTGCCGCCGGGAGCCTCGGTCAACGCCCAGCACACCGCCGTCTACTTCGGCGAGTACCAGCACGCCCAGCCCTTCCTCGTGCTCGCGGCGTGGGCGCTGGTGTCCTGCGCGGTCTTCTGGACGTGGCGCCACCGCCACCCTGGCGGGCGGGACACCGCCGACGCGACCGACCGCGAGTAGTCCCCCTGAGCACTCGGCGCCTGAGGCCGGGACGCCCGGACGTGCGAAAGCCCCTGCCGGTGATGACCGACAGGGGCTCGGAACCGCTAGTGCGCGCTACGGGAAATCTGGTGCGCGTACTGGATTTCTGGTGCGCGATACTGGGATTGAACCAGTGACCTCTACCGTGTCAAGGTAGCGCTCTCCCACTGAGCTAATCGCGCGAGGCGGAGGCGGGAATCGAACCCGCGTACAGGGCTTTGCAGGCCCTTGCCTAAGCCACTCGGCCACTCCGCCGGGTTGGGCCGCTGGGCCGGACTCCGAGCGACCGGGTGCCGATACCCGGAAACCCGAGTTCGACCCGATCGGTTTCCCAGAGCGGATGACGGGACTCGAACCCGCGACCCTCACCTTGGCAAGGTGATGCGCTACCAGCTGCGCTACATCCGCGTGCACCGCGGTGAACCCTCCGGCTCGGCTCCGGAGTCACCGCCGCGTTGCACGGAGAACTTTAGACCACGCCGCCCCCGGCGATCAAAGGGGGGTCGATCGCCGCCCGCGCCGGCCCGCGCCGAGCCGGACCGCGCAGGTCACGGGCGTGATCGTCAGGACAGGTCGTGCGGCAGCAGCCGGGTCAGCGCGTCGTCGACGTTGACCCACAGGTTCTCGTTCCCGGGGACCACGACGTCGTAGGTGCGGTCCAAGAAGTCCGCCAGCTCCTGCGCCGAGGCCTCGAACACCGCGTGCCCCGACGGCGAGCTGAGCTCGATCGCGACGACCTCGGGGTCGTCCACCGCGGGCCGGATGCTCACATCCCCCTCACCGGCGTGCGCGATGAGCCCGTCCGCGAGCAGGTCGCGGGCGAACACCCACTCGACCCAACCGGCACGGCCGGTGCGGAACGCGGCCACGACCGCGTAGGGGTCGCGGGTGTCGTAGCGCAGTTCGACCTGGACCGGCACGGCCGGCGTCTGCGGGGCCAGCAGATCGAACACCGCCGTCGAACGGAGTGTCACGTGATCGTTTCGCATTGTCCTCGCCTTCCTAACTCCCTCCCGGTCCGCTTATCGACCGAGCAACACAGTTGTGACGCCTCTGCGGGGTCATCTGCTCGCCACCGGGCCTTACATCACCCGGTCGGGGCATACTGAACTTCGGAACGCGGTCGGTGAACTGCGCAGCGTGGCCACATCGCACCCCCCGATCGAACATCGGTCCGAGTCATCGGCACCGGTTCCCGGCGCCGTCCGGAGCACCGGTCGGACCATCCCCACAACGCTTCCGGCACCGTCGTCGAACTCCCGCTCCGCCGCTGCCGGGCACGGTTTCCAGGATAGGCGATGAGCCTGCGCCCACAGGGGTTTCCGCGGGTCGTGCTGAGACACTCGCCACGAGCGTTCGCCGAGACGGACTAACCCCGACATCCGGACGCGGAAGCCCTCACGCCTGGCCGCCACCCGGTCGAGGAGAGCGGTGCCACAGTGTGACCAGGCTCGAAGCGGCGCGGCCGATCCCGGTGCCAGAACTGGGAAAAACCACGTCATGACGCACGTCACATTCTGTCGGCCCGCGCAACCCTTCTCGGACCTGCGCCGACCGGGCCGCCGGGAGCACGGCCCGTATCCTGGTCCCGCGACCCGGCGCCGCGCCGCATCCGCGGACGCGCTGCGGCGAACCCGCAGATCACAGCCCCGCCGGGCCGCGCAGGCGCCCGACACGACGTGGCAGGTGGACTCTGAGCAGGACAGCCGAACCGGGAGCGAGCGAGACCGACGTGGCCCGAGCCGACGACTCCCCGCGCGATGCCCCGCAGCCCCGCCGCAGGCTCCACCGGCTGCGACGCGCGCTCCGCGCCCGCCGCGAACGCATCCGCGCCAACCCGACGCTCAACACGACCTACCGGGTCGGGCTCGGCGCCTTCGGCACCCTGGTGCTCATCGTCGGCATCATCGCCATCCCCTACCCCGGTCCCGGCTGGCTCATCGTGTTCGCCGGGCTCGGCATCCTCGCCACCGAGTTCCACTGGGCGCACCAGGTGAACGTCTTCACCAAGCGCCACTACCGCCGCTGGAGCAACTGGGTCTCCCGCCAGCACTGGACCGTCAAGCTCGGCATCGCCGCCCTGACCGGCATCGTCGTCGTCCTGACCCTCTGGTTGCTGGGCATGTACGCCACCATCGGACGCTGGTTCGGAGTCGACTGGCCGTGGTTGACCTCCCCCCTGCTCGGACCCTGAAACGGGTGTTGTAGAGTTCTCCACGTCGCCGGGAACGGCGGCACCGGGCGATTAGCTCAGGGGGAGAGCGCTTCGTTCACACCGAAGAGGTCACTGGTTCGATCCCAGTATCGCCCACAGTCCGGATGTGGCCCTCGACCAGCATGGTCGTGGGCCACATCCGTTTTTCATGCGCGGCGCTAGTCCTGGAATTCGCCTCGCGGTGCCTGAAACGGTGCCTGACCGGCCGCAGAAGCCCCTCTCTCCGGTCGCTGTCGAGCCGAGGCGGGGAGAGCCCGCCGGGCACGAAGGTCCGAAGTGGTCGAAGACCGCTCGTGCTCCACGACTCGCTGCGCCACGTCGGCGGCTGACGCGCCGCGTCGGTGATCACGGACGCCGAGTCGAGGTTCGCCGGTTCGGCGTTTCGCTCCGAAGGCGATCAGAGCTCTTCCTCGAACAGCCTGGCGCTGAGGAGTCCGTCGGTGAAATCGCGACGCCCGACCTCGCGGAAACCGAGGTCGCGGCAGGAGGAGCTGGTTCGATTCGCCGCAGTCGAGCCGCAGGGCCCGCACCTGTTCCGCCCGGCCCCGGTCACCGGCCCGCTGCGGCAACGAAGAGCCGAGCCCTCCCCCGGTACTCGTGTCGAACAGGCCCTGTCGTCCCGGAAAATCCGGCTTCAGCGCGACCGACGGGGTCGGCAGCAGATCAGCGGCGCCCCGAAGCGCTGTAGGGTTCCGGTGGGAGCCCGAGGGGCGCTGCAGCGGGTTCGACCTGTCACGCTCGGGTTCCTGTTTCCGGCCAAGGGCGTCTTCCGTGGTGGAGGAGACCGCTGTGGCACTGCGCTCGAACGAGATCACCTACTCCGCTCCCGAGGTCGGCGAGCACGCGGCGTTGCGCGCGATGGCCCGGGAGTCGTTCGCCGCGACGTTCGGGGCGCGGTACGACGCGGGACCGTTCGGGGAGTTCCTCGACGAGACCTACGGGCCCGGTGGGTCGATGGATCGAGATCTGGGGAACCCGGACGTGCGGTGGCTGGTGGCGTTCCACCGGTCGGCGCCCGTCGGGTACGCGAAGGTGACGCCGTTGCGGGCGCCCGCGGTGGACCCCGCGCCGGGCGCCGTGGAGCTGCAGCAGATCTACGTGCTCGCGGAGTGGCACGGTCGCGGGGTGGCCGTCGAGCTCGTGGAGTGGGCGCTGCGGACCGCGGTCGCGCGGCGGGCTCCGGAGATCTACCTGACGGTGTTCGACCACAACGAGCGGGCGAAGCGGTTCTACCGGCGGTACGGGTTCGCGGAGGTCGGGCGCTGCACGTTCACGCTCGGCGACCGGGTCGACGACGATCGGATCTGGCGGCGCGAGCTCTGACGTCCGGGCCGGGCCGCGGTACCGCACGGCCGAGCGGAGCGGCCGGGGAAACGCGCTGCCGAACCCCTTCGCGACTCCGACCCCGGCTCGACCGGGGCTCCGCCCGCGACTCCGACCCCGGGTCGACTGAGGCTCCGCCGCGACTCCGACCCCGGCTCGACTGAGCCGCCGCGATTCCGATACCCGGCGCGGCCCGGCCTCCGCCGGCGATCCCGGATCCGGCACGACCCGACCCGCACCCGCGATCCGGCGCTGCCGGGCCGGGCCCCCGTTCGCCGGGGCTCGTGCCGATGGGGGAAGGGCGGTTCGCGGACCTGCACCGAGCGTGCTCACCAATCCAATCCGCGCATCACTCGATGCGAAACAAGTCTTGGACGGGATCGTTCGCTGCTCCTTACGCTCACCTGCAATCGCAGTCCGCTGTCAGCCAGGAGGAACGCACATGCCGGCCATCGCTCCCAGCGAGCTCGCCCACCGCCTCGGTTCGGGGCTGTTGTCGTTCCCGGTCACCCACTTCACCGATGATCTCGCGTTCGACGAGGCCGCGTACCGGGACAACATCGCCCGGTTGGCGAAGTACGACGTGGCGGGGTTGTTCGCGGCGGGCGGCACCGGCGAGTTCTTCTCGCTCACCCCGGCCGAGGTCGGCCGGGTCGTGCGCGCCGCCGTCCAGAGCGCCCCGGAGAGCACCCCGGTGCTGGCCCCGGCGGGCCACGGCACCGCTCAGGCCGTCGCGTTCGCCGAAGACGCGGAGGCCGCCGGGGCGGACGGCGTGCTGCTGTTCCCGCCCTACCTGACCGAGGCGTCCGCGGCGGGCCTGGTGGCGCACGTGCGCGCGGTGTGCGCGGCGACCTCGCTCGGCGTGGTGATCTACAGCCGGGCGAACGCGGTGTACACGGCGGAGGCGGTCGCGGAGCTCGCCGACAGCTGCCCGAACCTGATCGGGTTCAAGGACGGCGTGGGAGATCTGGAGAACATCACCCGCATCCACTCGCGGCTCGGCGACCGGCTCGTCTACATCGGCGGGCTGCCGACCGCGGAGACGTTCGCGCTGCCCTACCTGGAGCTGGGCGTCACCACCTACAGCTCGGCGATCTTCAACTTCCTGCCGGAGTTCGCGCTGGCCTTCTACGCGGCGGTGCGCGCGGGCGACCGCCCGCGGGTGCGGCGGCTGCTCGACGAGGTCGTGCTGCCGTACACGGCGATCCGGGACCGCAGCCCGGGCTACGCGGTGAGCATCGTGAAGGCGGGCCTGGACCTGACGGGCCACCCGGCGGGCCCGGTGCGGCCGCCGCTGACCGACCTGGACGAGCAGGAGCGCGCGCTGCTGTCCGAGGTGATCGCGGTGTCGCGCACGCTCGCCCCCTGAGCCGCGGGGCCGGGCGTCGACGCGGATCCCGGCCCTGCCCCCGCTCCGTGCACCTTCCAACGCTGTGAGGAACGCATGACTCCACCCCCACCCCCGGAGACCGGCCGGTCCGTGCTCGACCCGCCCGGCACGGGGCGCCCCGGTCAGCACGAACGGGGCGCCCCCGACGCCGCACCCGCGCGGCGCCGCCGCGGTCCGGACCGGGAGTCCGTCCTGGCCGCCGCGAAGGCCGTCGCGGGCATCGTCGGGCTGTTCGCGCTGTGGGAGATCGCCGTGCGGGTCTTCGACCCGCCGGAGTACCTGATGGTCGGCCCGCTTTCCGCGTTCGTGGAACTGGCCGAACGCCCCGGCTACTTCGCGGAGAACACGTTCATCACGGTGCAGGAGGCGCTGGCCGGGTTCGCGCTCGGCACCGCCCTGGGAGTGCTGTGCGGGGCGGCGCTGCACTACTCGACGACGGTGCGCAGCTTCCTGTACCCGGCGCTGATCGCGATCGACACGGTGCCGAAGGTGGCGCTGGCGCCGCTGTTCATCGTGTGGTTCGGCTTCGGCTTCGAGTCGAAGGCGTTCGTGGCGATGGCCATCGCGTTCTTCCCGCTGGTGATCAACACCTACGACGGGTTGCGCTCGGTGCCGCACGAGCTGCAGGAGCTGGCGCGGATCAACAAGGCCTCGCAGTGGAAGAAGATGACGAAGATCGAGTTCATCCACGCGATCCCGTCGATCCTCTCCGGCGCGAAGATCTCCATCTCGCTGGCCGTCGGCGGCGCGGTCGTCGGCGAGTTCATCGCCGGGTCGAAGGGCCTCGGCTACGTGATCATGCTGGCGAACAGCCAGATCGACCTGCCGTCGATGTTCGCCGCGTTCATCGTGCTGGCCGCGATCGCGCTGGTGCTGTTCTTCCTGGTCGACCTCGCCGGGCGCAAGCTCGTCCCGTGGAAGCAGCACACCCGATGAGGCCGCGGACGCTGCTCGCGCTGGGCTCGGTGCTGGCGCTGCTGGCGCTGGTGTCCTGCGGCGCCGATACCGGGCGGGAGCGGATGTCGCTGATGCTCGACGTCAGCTGGCTGCCGAAGCACGCGCCGTTCGTGTCCGCCGTCGAACGCGGCTTCTTCGCCGCCGAGGGCATCGACCTGGAGGTCATGCCGGGCTCCGGCTCCACCAACACCGTCACCGCCGTCGACACCGGCAAGGTCGACTTCGGCTGGGCCGACTACGGCTCCTCGGTGCTCAGCCAGGGCCGGGGCGCCGAGGTCAAGCAGGTCAACCTGGTGCAGGCGCGCTCCGCCTACGCGGTCATCGCGCTCGCGGGCACCGGCATCGACGACTGGCAGGACCTCCGGGGCAAGACCGTCGCCACCGAAGCGACCGGCGCGATGACCGCGATGTGGCCGTACGCGCTGAGCAAGCTCGGCATGGCCGTCGAGGACGTGAACGTCGTGCACGCCACCGGAGCCGCGAAGATGCCCGGCCTGGTCGCCGGGCAGTGGGACGCGAACCTCGCGCTCTACGTCTCCGACCAGCCGACGCTCGACGCGCTGGACCGGGAGGCCACCGTGCTGAAGTGGTCCGACCTGGGCATCGACCTGTACGGCAACGGCATCGTGGCCTCCGACGAGAAGCTGCGCACCCACCCGGACCAGGTACGGCGGTTCAACCGCGCGATGCAGCGGGGCTTCCTCTGGGCCTGCGAACACCCGGAGCAGGCGGCGCAGGACTTCGGCGAGGAGGTCAGCGGGTACGAGGACCGCACCGTCGTGCTCGCCATCGACGAGCAGTGCGAGCTGAACTGGGGCGCGGGCGACGCCTACGGCGAGATGGACGACGCCGGCGTCCAGCAGATGATCGACGTCGCGCGGGACTTCCTCGGGCTCAGCCCGGACGCGCACCTCACCCCCGCCGACGTCTACAGCAACGACTACCTCGAACCGCTGCACCGCGGCCAAGCGATCACAACGCCGTGACGGAGAGCCAGATGAGCCACGAATACGCGATTTCGGTGAACGACGTCGGCAAGACCTTCCGGTCGCGGGACGGGCAGCACAACACCGTCCTGCGCGGCATGGACTTCCGCGTGCGGCCAGGGGAGTTCGTCTCCATCGTCGGCCAGTCCGGCAGCGGCAAGACGACCCTGCTCAAGACCATCTCCGGGCTCCAGGACCCCACCGAGGGCGAGATCCTGGTGAAGGGGCGCCCCATCAAGGAAGGGCTGGAGGACATCGCGATGGTGTTCCAGAGCCCGGTGCTGCTGCCCTGGCGCAACAACCTCGACAACGTGCTGCTGCCGCTGGAGTTCCGCGGCACCCGCGACCGCGCGGCCGAGGACTACGCGCGGGAGCTGCTGGAGATGGTGGGCCTGGGCGACCGCGCCACCCGCTACTCCTACGAGCTCAGCGGCGGCATGCAGCAGCGCGTCGCCATCTGCCGCGCCCTCGTGTCGCGGCCCGAGCTGCTGCTGATGGACGAACCGTTCGGCGCGCTCGACGCCATGACCCGGGACTCGATGAACTTCGAGATCCAGCGGATCTGGCGCAACACCGGGTGCAGCGTCCTGTTCGTCACGCACAGCATCCCGGAAGCGGTGTGGCTGGCCGATCGCGTCGTCGTGGTCGGCGGCAAACCGGGCCGCATCGTCGCCGACGTCGGCGTCGACCTGCCGCGGCCGCGCGGCAAGGAGCACCGCTTCTCCCCCGACTTCTCCGAGTACGCGACCGAGATCGAGTCGCACATCGGCGTCACCACCGGCATCAGCTGATCACCACCCAGGAGGAACACATGTTGCACCTCACCGCGGACGAGGCACTGGTCGAGCAGCACTACGGGCTCGACGCCCGGCGCAGCCTGCTGTTCTCCGCGATCCGCCTGGACTCGCACCCGCTGGTGAGCCCGCTGATCGCCGAGCGCGACGGCGAGCGCCACCTGCTGGTGCGCCAGCAGGAACAGGGCAACGCGCTGTCGGCGGGCGTGCCCGCGGAGCAGATCCGCTTCTACGCCCCGTGGGTGACGATCGATCCGCGGGTCGTCGAAGGCACCCGGGTGGCGGGTTCGCTGCCGGAGCTCGTCGCCGAGCTCGCCGGGGACGGGCGGGTGCACCTGGCCGCGGACGTCGTGCTGGCCCACCACCGGGCGTTCACCGCCACCGGCGCGCTGGAGGTCACCGCGGACGCCACCACGCCGCGACCGGTGGTCGCCCACGAGGTGGACACCGCATCCGTGCTGGGCCGGTTCGCCGAATGGCGGTCCGAGGGCGCGCGGGTCGCGGAGAAGCTCATCGACGGGGTCGAGCACCTCGACGGGCTCGCCGCGGAGATCCCCGACGGCACGGACACCCGGTACGCGGCGCTGACCGAACTGGCCACCGAGCGCGCGCTGGACGCGGTGCTGCTGGCCGCCACCCCCAACCACACCGAGGTAACCGGGCACGAGCAGCCGGCCGGCGCGGTCGCCGTGTGGCTGCCCGCCGCCGGGCGCCTCCTCGTGCTCGCCCCGGAAGGCACCTCCGGGCTGCCCGGCACGCCCGTCGGCCGGTACGACTCGTTCGGGGCCGCGGTCGCCGAGCTGAGCCCCGGCTCGCGCGTCGGCGTCGAGGAGGAGTTCGTCGGCATCGGCTTCGCCCAGGAGCTGGAGCGGGCGGGCAGCGAGCTCGTCGGCGTCTCCGCGGCGCTCGGGCACTGGCGCGACGTCCGGGACCACGAGGACCTCGCGTTCCAGATCATCGCCGCGCGGACCAGCGTGTTCGCCATCGAAGCCGCGCTGGCCTGGGCGGAGCGGGGCATCGAGGAGGGCCGCGAGTTCACCGAGCTCGACATCTACGCCGTCTACCTCGACAAGATCGTCGAGTTCCGCACCGAGCGCGACATCCCGTTCGGCATCGAGCCGTACTTCACCAACCT includes:
- a CDS encoding SsgA family sporulation/cell division regulator; its protein translation is MRNDHVTLRSTAVFDLLAPQTPAVPVQVELRYDTRDPYAVVAAFRTGRAGWVEWVFARDLLADGLIAHAGEGDVSIRPAVDDPEVVAIELSSPSGHAVFEASAQELADFLDRTYDVVVPGNENLWVNVDDALTRLLPHDLS
- a CDS encoding TIGR02611 family protein, with the translated sequence MARADDSPRDAPQPRRRLHRLRRALRARRERIRANPTLNTTYRVGLGAFGTLVLIVGIIAIPYPGPGWLIVFAGLGILATEFHWAHQVNVFTKRHYRRWSNWVSRQHWTVKLGIAALTGIVVVLTLWLLGMYATIGRWFGVDWPWLTSPLLGP
- a CDS encoding GNAT family N-acetyltransferase; this encodes MALRSNEITYSAPEVGEHAALRAMARESFAATFGARYDAGPFGEFLDETYGPGGSMDRDLGNPDVRWLVAFHRSAPVGYAKVTPLRAPAVDPAPGAVELQQIYVLAEWHGRGVAVELVEWALRTAVARRAPEIYLTVFDHNERAKRFYRRYGFAEVGRCTFTLGDRVDDDRIWRREL
- the kdgD gene encoding 5-dehydro-4-deoxyglucarate dehydratase codes for the protein MPAIAPSELAHRLGSGLLSFPVTHFTDDLAFDEAAYRDNIARLAKYDVAGLFAAGGTGEFFSLTPAEVGRVVRAAVQSAPESTPVLAPAGHGTAQAVAFAEDAEAAGADGVLLFPPYLTEASAAGLVAHVRAVCAATSLGVVIYSRANAVYTAEAVAELADSCPNLIGFKDGVGDLENITRIHSRLGDRLVYIGGLPTAETFALPYLELGVTTYSSAIFNFLPEFALAFYAAVRAGDRPRVRRLLDEVVLPYTAIRDRSPGYAVSIVKAGLDLTGHPAGPVRPPLTDLDEQERALLSEVIAVSRTLAP
- a CDS encoding ABC transporter permease — encoded protein: MTPPPPPETGRSVLDPPGTGRPGQHERGAPDAAPARRRRGPDRESVLAAAKAVAGIVGLFALWEIAVRVFDPPEYLMVGPLSAFVELAERPGYFAENTFITVQEALAGFALGTALGVLCGAALHYSTTVRSFLYPALIAIDTVPKVALAPLFIVWFGFGFESKAFVAMAIAFFPLVINTYDGLRSVPHELQELARINKASQWKKMTKIEFIHAIPSILSGAKISISLAVGGAVVGEFIAGSKGLGYVIMLANSQIDLPSMFAAFIVLAAIALVLFFLVDLAGRKLVPWKQHTR
- a CDS encoding ABC transporter substrate-binding protein; protein product: MRPRTLLALGSVLALLALVSCGADTGRERMSLMLDVSWLPKHAPFVSAVERGFFAAEGIDLEVMPGSGSTNTVTAVDTGKVDFGWADYGSSVLSQGRGAEVKQVNLVQARSAYAVIALAGTGIDDWQDLRGKTVATEATGAMTAMWPYALSKLGMAVEDVNVVHATGAAKMPGLVAGQWDANLALYVSDQPTLDALDREATVLKWSDLGIDLYGNGIVASDEKLRTHPDQVRRFNRAMQRGFLWACEHPEQAAQDFGEEVSGYEDRTVVLAIDEQCELNWGAGDAYGEMDDAGVQQMIDVARDFLGLSPDAHLTPADVYSNDYLEPLHRGQAITTP
- a CDS encoding ABC transporter ATP-binding protein — protein: MSHEYAISVNDVGKTFRSRDGQHNTVLRGMDFRVRPGEFVSIVGQSGSGKTTLLKTISGLQDPTEGEILVKGRPIKEGLEDIAMVFQSPVLLPWRNNLDNVLLPLEFRGTRDRAAEDYARELLEMVGLGDRATRYSYELSGGMQQRVAICRALVSRPELLLMDEPFGALDAMTRDSMNFEIQRIWRNTGCSVLFVTHSIPEAVWLADRVVVVGGKPGRIVADVGVDLPRPRGKEHRFSPDFSEYATEIESHIGVTTGIS
- a CDS encoding M24 family metallopeptidase, whose protein sequence is MLHLTADEALVEQHYGLDARRSLLFSAIRLDSHPLVSPLIAERDGERHLLVRQQEQGNALSAGVPAEQIRFYAPWVTIDPRVVEGTRVAGSLPELVAELAGDGRVHLAADVVLAHHRAFTATGALEVTADATTPRPVVAHEVDTASVLGRFAEWRSEGARVAEKLIDGVEHLDGLAAEIPDGTDTRYAALTELATERALDAVLLAATPNHTEVTGHEQPAGAVAVWLPAAGRLLVLAPEGTSGLPGTPVGRYDSFGAAVAELSPGSRVGVEEEFVGIGFAQELERAGSELVGVSAALGHWRDVRDHEDLAFQIIAARTSVFAIEAALAWAERGIEEGREFTELDIYAVYLDKIVEFRTERDIPFGIEPYFTNLHSSNRMLFPGPPVDFPINRDTTCIQLDAGVRIVAGGVTVATSDMARSLPRTAGAKEAYAFFFDVVREGIIGQLRPGVVCQDVHEGTLEYLAPHLDRMREIGVLGTEVDFNTEYRKRNVGHLMGKQESFANELRPGYEHVLRVGSFGAAEIPWRYDDVAIGTEDLWYIGADRTYVVSKW